In a genomic window of Helianthus annuus cultivar XRQ/B chromosome 10, HanXRQr2.0-SUNRISE, whole genome shotgun sequence:
- the LOC110885521 gene encoding remorin 4.2: MSTQPSTSTLHQHNNDDDDDDENIREIHALTPQPPPQPPRYHPHRGEVWETTSHRSSNLSVGSNETENFTTMSREFNALVLAGNDIDVNEHNEPIASLERIREEEINPRDTNPLAIVEDNNPRVASPTRGGGGMSLVSTDRSSDVSSVQRVKKEEVESKISAWQNSKIAKINNRFKREDAIINGWESEQVQKSTSWMKKVERKLEEKRAKALEKMQNDVAKAKRKAEERRATAEAKRGTKVARVLEIANLMRAVGRAPTKRSFF; this comes from the exons ATGTCCACCCAACCTTCCACAAGCACACTGCACCAGCACAAcaacgacgacgacgacgacgatgaAAACATACGCGAAATACACGCCCtaacaccacaaccaccaccacaaccaccgcgATACCACCCTCACCGTGGAGAAGTGTGGGAAACCACCAGCCACAGATCATCAAATCTGTCCGTTGGCAGCAACGAGACTGAGAACTTCACGACCATGAGCCGCGAGTTTAATGCTTTGGTGCTAGCAGGAAACGACATAGATGTTAATGAACATAACGAGCCAATTGCGAGTTTGGAGAGAATTAGGGAAGAAGAGATTAATCCTAGGGACACTAACCCATTGGCGATTGTGGAGGATAATAATCCGAGAGTGGCGTCTCCGACTAGAGGTGGTGGAGGGATGAGTTTGGTTAGTACTGATCGTAGCAGCGATGTTTCGTCGGTCCAGCGAGTGAAGAAAGAGGAGGTGGAGTCGAAGATATCGGCATGGCAGAACTCTAAGATTGCAAAGATTAACAATCGGTTCAAGAGGGAGGATGCGATCATCAATGGGTGGGAGAGTGAACAAGTTCAGAAGTCAACATCTTGGATGAAGAAAGTTGAG AGGAAATTGGAGGAAAAACGAGCAAAAGCATTGGAGAAAATGCAGAACGACGTGGCAAAAGCTAAAAGAAAAGCAGAGGAAAGGCGTGCAACAGCAGAGGCCAAGAGAGGAACCAAAGTGGCTAGAGTTTTGGAAATAGCAAATTTGATGAGAGCCGTGGGCCGAGCTCCTACAAAACGCTCTTTCTTTTAA